Proteins encoded within one genomic window of Phototrophicus methaneseepsis:
- a CDS encoding laminin B domain-containing protein, with amino-acid sequence MPYTGTWEVTLLDEQNNCPAELLLSGAWVPANGSQHVLTFSTLEAVPLDLHKVVAPVEVEETPEFFSVTTGDYNQYEIIPTIQTQPYLYRYAILEEQYIVLEYTQTLALSDCVLTATYNLTLISSDTSTTGETTSTEDAASAPLNNWALGGDSSDPVFLFDDPAAPDGALCGTDQAQGETWFFSADPAFVSEVNASYGQTLSYDIRISEGNTDNAYDDFDVELVVGNGIVLHYTSGSYPTSEWTHFEVKLDETAGWVDVDGFMDTSDPALFAQMIQDVTQVNIRGEYIVGDDTACITNVQIGDGTTTATTNSTFIDLSGWQPGDITTPELFFEFAEAPDGALCTSEQAPGILWTIDADQAFVSQLNASYGQIIRFDTRTLSEHMTEPYTDMNIELVIGNGIVLQYSFEATSQNEWTHYDVELSETAGWVDVDGFMDTSDPALFAQMVQDITQFRIYGTHMQDTGSTCLANVQIGSNATNNTGTDATQPAQPAAGPQLQSGFYETVIADVAEGCTSYLPLGAVQYINVEFSYMDQDATLAMLIEGVPQPVIFFATADAAVYQAEGDGLGMLSIVSPVQFTLQHVSDGCQTTTQATLADA; translated from the coding sequence GTGCCATACACAGGCACTTGGGAAGTCACCCTCCTGGATGAACAAAATAACTGCCCTGCTGAACTTCTCCTATCAGGTGCCTGGGTGCCAGCCAATGGCTCCCAACATGTTCTAACATTTTCAACGCTGGAGGCCGTCCCGCTTGATCTGCATAAGGTCGTCGCCCCCGTGGAGGTTGAAGAAACACCAGAGTTCTTCTCCGTGACAACTGGGGACTACAATCAGTATGAAATTATCCCCACGATCCAGACACAACCCTATCTCTACCGCTATGCAATCCTAGAAGAACAATACATCGTGCTGGAATACACCCAGACGCTCGCACTCTCCGACTGTGTGCTGACAGCAACTTACAACCTAACGCTCATTTCATCAGATACGAGCACCACCGGCGAAACAACCAGCACAGAAGATGCCGCAAGTGCCCCGCTCAATAACTGGGCTCTGGGCGGTGATTCTAGCGACCCTGTCTTCCTCTTTGATGACCCGGCAGCGCCTGATGGGGCCTTATGTGGCACAGACCAGGCTCAGGGCGAAACCTGGTTCTTCAGTGCAGATCCGGCTTTCGTCAGCGAAGTAAACGCGAGCTACGGCCAGACCCTGAGCTATGACATCCGCATTAGCGAAGGCAACACTGACAATGCTTATGACGACTTTGATGTTGAATTAGTCGTCGGTAACGGCATCGTCCTGCACTATACCTCCGGCAGCTACCCCACCAGTGAATGGACGCATTTTGAGGTCAAGCTCGATGAAACCGCAGGCTGGGTTGATGTCGATGGCTTTATGGATACAAGCGATCCGGCCCTGTTTGCGCAAATGATCCAGGATGTCACACAGGTTAACATTCGTGGCGAATATATTGTCGGTGATGATACAGCCTGCATCACAAATGTACAGATCGGCGATGGAACGACCACAGCCACAACAAACAGCACATTCATCGACCTGAGCGGCTGGCAGCCTGGTGACATCACCACGCCAGAACTATTCTTTGAATTCGCTGAAGCACCTGATGGCGCGCTTTGCACATCGGAACAAGCACCCGGCATTCTCTGGACGATTGACGCAGATCAAGCCTTTGTCAGCCAACTCAACGCCAGTTATGGTCAGATAATCCGCTTCGATACTCGAACGCTCAGCGAGCATATGACAGAACCTTATACAGATATGAACATTGAACTGGTCATTGGCAACGGCATCGTCCTGCAATATTCGTTTGAAGCAACATCCCAAAATGAATGGACCCACTACGACGTCGAATTGAGTGAAACCGCAGGATGGGTCGATGTGGATGGCTTTATGGATACAAGCGATCCGGCCCTGTTTGCACAAATGGTCCAGGACATCACACAATTCCGCATCTATGGCACCCATATGCAGGATACGGGCAGCACCTGCCTTGCCAACGTGCAGATCGGCAGCAATGCCACTAACAATACGGGCACCGATGCCACACAACCCGCACAGCCAGCAGCAGGGCCGCAACTGCAAAGCGGCTTCTATGAAACCGTCATCGCAGATGTTGCAGAAGGCTGCACCAGTTATCTGCCTTTGGGAGCGGTTCAATACATCAATGTTGAATTCAGTTATATGGACCAGGACGCGACGCTGGCGATGTTGATCGAAGGGGTGCCACAGCCCGTGATCTTCTTTGCCACGGCGGACGCGGCTGTTTACCAGGCGGAAGGTGACGGGCTTGGCATGTTGAGCATCGTCAGCCCGGTGCAATTCACATTGCAGCACGTTTCTGATGGTTGCCAGACGACCACACAAGCCACGCTCGCAGACGCCTAA